One genomic segment of Trichococcus shcherbakoviae includes these proteins:
- a CDS encoding CBS domain-containing protein, with protein sequence MELTDRQKQIIEIVKKQQPISGEKIASILGFARATLRPDFSLLTMSGILQAKPKVGYLINEEHTNSVLVEQIAKQKVEKVMAISVNLTKETSIQDAIIQLFLEDCGSLYVTDNREILGIVSRKDLLKSALGDSNLNAIPVGMVMTKMPNLYTVFSDTLVVDATKLLVTHRVDSLPVLSRSVYEETGKKEVIGKFSKSTASRLLLDIFNKDL encoded by the coding sequence ATGGAACTCACTGACAGGCAAAAACAGATCATCGAAATCGTCAAGAAACAACAGCCGATTTCCGGTGAAAAGATTGCCTCCATACTAGGATTTGCACGGGCGACGCTACGGCCCGACTTTTCGCTGCTGACAATGAGCGGCATCCTACAGGCCAAACCGAAAGTCGGTTATCTGATCAACGAGGAGCACACCAACTCCGTGCTGGTCGAACAGATCGCTAAACAAAAAGTCGAAAAAGTGATGGCAATTTCGGTCAACCTCACCAAAGAAACGAGCATCCAGGACGCCATCATCCAGCTTTTCCTTGAGGATTGCGGTTCCCTTTATGTCACCGACAACCGTGAAATACTGGGGATCGTTTCCCGCAAGGATCTGCTCAAAAGCGCTCTGGGCGACTCCAATCTGAATGCCATCCCGGTCGGAATGGTGATGACGAAGATGCCGAATCTTTATACCGTCTTCAGCGACACGCTCGTTGTCGATGCCACGAAACTGCTCGTCACCCATCGCGTCGACAGTTTACCAGTGCTTTCCCGTTCCGTGTATGAAGAAACCGGAAAAAAAGAGGTCATCGGAAAATTTTCGAAATCGACCGCCAGCAGATTGTTGCTTGATATATTCAACAAAGACCTTTAG
- a CDS encoding pyruvate, water dikinase regulatory protein, producing the protein MELNAIYLVSDSIGETADVVIRSALYQFETENYQLKKYSYVQTTEEIDEICAKAAEDEKAMIFYTFVKKEMADYMKERIEQASLIGVDIYSPILTGLGQLFQLPAKEKPGMNRQLNEDYFNRVEAIEFSVKYDDGRDPRGIEKADIVLIGVSRTSKTPLSIYLANKNVKVANIPLFPESKPPKEIFTIAPERIIGLVNSPKKLNEVRKERLKTLGLPPSASYAGMERILEELEYADQIMKQIGCEVIDVSSKAIEETADHILHYMDVMNISRKQL; encoded by the coding sequence ATGGAGCTTAATGCGATTTACTTAGTATCCGATTCCATCGGTGAGACAGCCGATGTGGTGATCCGTTCCGCCCTCTACCAATTCGAGACGGAAAATTACCAACTGAAGAAATATTCCTATGTGCAGACGACCGAGGAGATCGACGAAATCTGCGCAAAAGCGGCCGAAGATGAGAAGGCGATGATCTTCTACACCTTCGTTAAAAAGGAAATGGCTGATTACATGAAAGAGCGGATCGAACAAGCCAGCCTGATCGGTGTCGACATCTACAGTCCGATCCTTACCGGTTTGGGGCAACTGTTCCAGCTTCCGGCCAAAGAAAAACCGGGCATGAACCGCCAGCTTAACGAGGACTATTTCAACCGCGTCGAAGCCATCGAATTTTCCGTCAAATATGACGATGGACGCGATCCGCGCGGCATCGAAAAAGCGGATATCGTGCTGATTGGTGTATCCCGCACCTCCAAGACGCCGCTATCGATCTATCTGGCTAACAAGAACGTGAAAGTCGCGAACATCCCGCTCTTCCCGGAATCGAAACCACCAAAAGAAATCTTCACGATTGCGCCGGAGCGGATCATCGGTCTCGTGAATTCACCGAAAAAGCTCAATGAAGTCCGCAAAGAGCGCCTGAAAACGTTGGGACTGCCGCCCTCCGCCAGCTACGCCGGCATGGAACGCATCCTGGAGGAACTCGAATACGCAGACCAGATCATGAAACAGATCGGCTGCGAAGTCATCGATGTTTCGAGCAAAGCGATCGAAGAAACTGCCGACCACATCCTGCACTACATGGATGTCATGAATATCAGCCGCAAGCAACTATAG
- the ppdK gene encoding pyruvate, phosphate dikinase, whose product MTKQWVYRFSEGKKEQKMLLGGKGANLAEMTNLGLPIPPGFTITTESCIHYFDEGRTLWTAIQQQIDSALIDLENAVGKSFHDPANPLLVSVRSGAAFSMPGMMDTILNLGLNDASVAGLAEQTQNPTFAFDSYRRFIQMFADVVKSVPRIHFESILDTIKNENGYQFDNQLTLEDLTQLIAQYKVVYQRETGETFPQEPLDQLHQAVQAVFSSWNNERAILYREIHNISHNLGTAVTIQSMVFGNRGNDSGTGVAFTRNPATGEKKLFGEFLMNAQGEDVVAGIRTPLNIDTLEEVMPAVYNEFKAIAEKLEDHYADMQDIEFTIEKGKLYLLQTRNGKRTAAAAVAVAVDLADEGLITKEEAVMRIETGQLDKLLHPTFDTKALEEAAILATGLGASPGAASGHIYFSTADAEAAQKDGLPVILVRRETSPEDLAGMMSSEGILTARGGMTSHAAVVARGLGKCCVAGCTAAVIDEENKTVVIDAVTLHQGDLLSIDGATGRVYAGNIAKQNPTLGGKFSIFMEWVNEMKVLQVKANADSPTDVKQALSLGAEGVGLCRTEHMFFHKDRIPVVRQMILSQTLDERKKYLAELLGMQRQDFQEMFALLQDRPMTVRLLDPPLHEFLPTALADKVALAEAMGGTLAGLEAHIDSLHEVNPMLGHRGCRLAVTYPEIYRMQARAIIEGAIAASEETGSTITPEIMIPLVCDVDELRYVKAEIVAEIEEVLSEKAATIPYLIGTMIEIPRAAVTSDEIAMEADFFSFGTNDMTQMGFGFSRDDAGKFLQEYEDKGLLKPNPFHSLDVKGIGKLVKLSAKLGRETNPGLVLGVCGEHGGDPESIAFFSSIGLDYVSCSPYRVPIARLASAQVAIKENRAKMSVEKNAVLSSI is encoded by the coding sequence ATGACGAAGCAATGGGTTTACCGTTTTTCAGAAGGAAAGAAAGAACAGAAGATGTTGTTGGGAGGCAAAGGCGCCAACCTCGCCGAGATGACTAATCTCGGCCTGCCCATCCCTCCAGGATTCACGATCACGACGGAATCCTGCATCCATTATTTCGACGAAGGACGGACACTTTGGACTGCGATCCAACAGCAGATCGACTCCGCCCTCATCGATCTGGAAAACGCGGTCGGGAAATCTTTCCATGACCCTGCCAACCCGTTGCTTGTGTCGGTCCGTTCCGGTGCCGCCTTCTCGATGCCCGGCATGATGGACACAATCCTGAATTTGGGGTTGAACGATGCTTCAGTCGCAGGTCTGGCTGAACAGACGCAGAACCCGACTTTCGCTTTCGACAGCTACCGTCGTTTCATCCAGATGTTCGCCGATGTCGTGAAATCCGTTCCGCGCATCCATTTCGAATCAATCCTGGATACAATCAAAAATGAGAACGGTTACCAGTTCGACAACCAATTGACTCTGGAAGACCTAACCCAGTTGATCGCGCAATACAAGGTCGTCTACCAACGCGAAACCGGCGAAACTTTCCCGCAGGAACCGTTGGATCAATTGCACCAAGCCGTCCAAGCCGTCTTCTCTTCATGGAACAATGAGAGGGCTATCCTTTACCGCGAAATCCACAACATTTCGCATAACCTCGGCACAGCCGTCACTATCCAAAGCATGGTATTCGGAAACCGCGGCAACGATTCCGGCACCGGCGTGGCCTTCACGCGCAACCCGGCGACCGGCGAGAAAAAACTGTTCGGCGAATTCCTGATGAATGCGCAAGGCGAAGATGTCGTGGCCGGTATCCGCACCCCTTTGAACATCGACACACTGGAGGAAGTGATGCCAGCCGTCTATAACGAATTCAAGGCCATCGCCGAAAAACTGGAGGACCACTACGCCGATATGCAGGACATCGAGTTCACGATCGAAAAAGGCAAACTGTACCTGTTGCAGACACGCAACGGGAAACGGACAGCAGCTGCAGCCGTCGCAGTGGCCGTCGATTTGGCCGATGAAGGCCTGATCACGAAAGAAGAAGCCGTGATGCGCATCGAAACCGGCCAGTTGGACAAATTGCTCCACCCTACTTTCGACACGAAAGCACTTGAGGAAGCTGCAATATTGGCGACCGGACTCGGCGCTTCGCCAGGAGCGGCTTCCGGACATATCTACTTCTCCACTGCTGATGCCGAAGCGGCCCAAAAGGACGGCCTGCCAGTCATCCTCGTCCGCCGCGAAACGTCCCCTGAAGATTTGGCCGGCATGATGAGTTCGGAAGGCATCCTGACGGCGCGCGGCGGCATGACTTCTCACGCGGCAGTCGTTGCCCGCGGTTTGGGCAAATGCTGTGTCGCAGGCTGCACGGCAGCGGTAATCGACGAAGAAAACAAAACCGTCGTCATCGATGCTGTCACCCTGCACCAAGGCGACTTACTGTCGATCGACGGCGCAACCGGAAGAGTCTACGCCGGCAACATCGCCAAGCAGAACCCGACTTTGGGAGGCAAATTCAGCATCTTCATGGAATGGGTAAATGAAATGAAAGTGCTGCAGGTCAAAGCCAATGCGGACTCCCCGACCGACGTCAAACAGGCATTGTCCTTGGGTGCGGAAGGCGTCGGCCTGTGCCGGACTGAGCACATGTTCTTCCATAAGGACCGGATACCGGTTGTCCGCCAAATGATCCTTTCCCAAACGTTGGACGAACGAAAAAAATACTTGGCTGAGCTGTTGGGAATGCAGCGCCAGGATTTCCAGGAAATGTTCGCCTTGCTGCAGGATCGCCCGATGACCGTCCGCTTGTTGGACCCGCCGTTGCATGAATTCCTGCCGACAGCGCTGGCTGACAAAGTAGCGCTGGCTGAAGCCATGGGAGGCACTTTGGCTGGTTTGGAGGCGCACATCGATTCCTTGCATGAAGTCAATCCGATGCTTGGCCATCGCGGCTGCCGTTTGGCCGTCACTTACCCGGAAATCTACAGGATGCAGGCGCGCGCCATCATCGAAGGCGCCATCGCCGCTTCCGAAGAAACCGGCAGCACGATCACACCGGAAATTATGATTCCGTTGGTCTGCGATGTCGACGAACTGCGCTACGTCAAAGCGGAAATCGTTGCGGAGATTGAGGAAGTCCTCTCCGAAAAAGCTGCGACCATCCCTTATCTGATCGGGACCATGATCGAGATCCCGCGCGCGGCCGTCACTTCCGACGAAATCGCAATGGAGGCCGACTTCTTCAGCTTCGGCACGAACGACATGACGCAGATGGGCTTCGGCTTCTCGCGCGATGACGCCGGCAAGTTCCTGCAGGAGTACGAAGACAAAGGCTTGCTGAAGCCGAATCCGTTCCACTCATTGGATGTCAAAGGCATCGGCAAACTCGTCAAATTGTCCGCTAAATTAGGCCGCGAAACCAACCCCGGCTTGGTGTTAGGCGTCTGCGGCGAACACGGCGGCGATCCGGAATCCATCGCCTTCTTCTCAAGCATCGGCTTGGATTACGTTTCCTGCTCGCCTTACCGTGTGCCGATCGCCCGCTTGGCTTCCGCGCAAGTAGCGATCAAAGAAAACAGAGCCAAAATGTCAGTAGAGAAAAATGCTGTGTTGAGCAGCATCTAA
- a CDS encoding NAD(P)-dependent oxidoreductase: MTTIMITGASGNIGRVLVDHLKKSYELTLVDVHFHDVEPALLEGTIVKELDLTVVGNWDGLLEGIDYVIHLAGNPSPDAVFDDALIGLNYKMPYYLFKESSKYENFVKRIIFASSIHAVSAYPKNVQVPVDAPVRPGDLYGVSKVYLEGLASHFAFTKGQESIGIRIGNFNENIDDPITDEAGLSEYLSPRDFCHLVDCALKAKLVEPFLLVNGLSDNRFPRLDISQARTAIGYRPTDDAFVLKGFFKDDNGDPVELSEEH; this comes from the coding sequence ATGACGACGATAATGATCACCGGCGCAAGCGGTAATATAGGAAGAGTTTTGGTGGATCACCTGAAGAAGAGCTACGAACTGACCTTGGTGGATGTCCATTTCCATGACGTCGAGCCGGCCCTTTTGGAGGGTACCATCGTCAAAGAATTGGACCTCACTGTCGTCGGCAACTGGGATGGCCTGCTCGAAGGGATCGATTACGTCATCCATCTGGCCGGAAACCCTTCACCCGATGCCGTTTTCGACGATGCGCTGATCGGGTTGAACTACAAGATGCCCTACTACCTGTTCAAGGAATCATCCAAGTACGAGAACTTTGTCAAGCGCATCATCTTCGCCAGCTCTATCCATGCTGTCAGCGCCTACCCGAAAAATGTGCAGGTTCCGGTCGATGCACCGGTCCGCCCCGGCGACCTTTACGGCGTTTCGAAAGTCTATCTGGAGGGTTTGGCCAGCCATTTCGCCTTTACCAAAGGCCAGGAATCGATCGGCATCCGCATCGGCAACTTCAATGAAAATATCGACGACCCGATCACCGATGAAGCAGGTTTGTCCGAATACCTGTCTCCAAGGGATTTTTGCCACTTGGTCGACTGCGCCCTGAAAGCGAAGCTTGTTGAGCCATTCTTGTTGGTGAACGGACTTTCCGACAATCGTTTCCCGCGCCTGGACATCTCACAGGCGCGCACCGCCATCGGTTATCGGCCGACAGATGATGCCTTTGTGCTGAAGGGTTTCTTTAAGGATGATAACGGCGATCCCGTTGAACTATCCGAAGAGCATTGA
- the thiT gene encoding energy-coupled thiamine transporter ThiT gives MSKNLNIWIEGTIIAALATVLSLIPFNIGPSFSVTVGAPVMILYCLRRGLVPGFFASFLWGVLHILIGTAYILTPLQGFIEYFIAFGFTGLAGLFTPKVQQAIADQNQKSLVWQVILGTIVGTVGRYFWHTIAGYYFWGSYAPEGWSAWFYSITLNGASALATGAFTIMVLAVIARTNPQLFVPKKSARGY, from the coding sequence ATGTCAAAAAATCTGAACATCTGGATTGAAGGGACCATCATCGCGGCTTTAGCGACAGTGTTGTCTTTGATCCCTTTCAATATCGGCCCTAGTTTTTCCGTAACGGTAGGAGCGCCGGTCATGATTCTTTATTGCCTGCGCCGCGGTCTGGTTCCCGGTTTCTTCGCCAGTTTCCTGTGGGGTGTGCTGCACATCCTGATCGGGACTGCATACATCCTGACACCGCTGCAAGGATTCATCGAATACTTCATCGCCTTCGGTTTCACCGGTTTGGCCGGCCTGTTCACGCCTAAAGTCCAACAAGCAATCGCTGATCAAAACCAAAAGTCATTGGTGTGGCAAGTCATTTTGGGCACCATCGTCGGCACGGTCGGCCGCTACTTCTGGCACACAATCGCCGGCTACTATTTCTGGGGATCCTACGCCCCTGAAGGCTGGAGCGCATGGTTCTACTCGATTACGCTGAACGGCGCCAGCGCATTGGCGACCGGCGCATTCACGATTATGGTACTGGCCGTCATCGCGAGGACCAACCCGCAATTGTTCGTACCGAAAAAATCGGCGCGCGGGTACTGA
- a CDS encoding YitT family protein: MKLLHTLKPIVAVIAGNVIVAFAIAAFILPKNLIAGGSTGLAIILNHFFGLNISSVVLIFNGFMFFVGAALLGKKFALTTILSTIIFPTFLTFFRTIPTLQDMTDDILLSAIYAGILCGLGVGLVFKVGASTGGMDIPPLLLNKHFRIPVAVGMYTFDVIFLLIQAFFSSMEQILYGLIMVFLTSIVINKVMVTGTNKMQLFIISKKFEEIKEALLYVQDVGLTLVNIETAFEGAQQQAVLCVIEQRKLSAINALVNDIDPFAFVIIGQVHEVAGKGFTLERQSGLVE; this comes from the coding sequence TTGAAGCTTTTACATACATTAAAACCGATAGTTGCAGTCATTGCTGGAAACGTTATTGTCGCATTTGCGATTGCGGCGTTCATTTTGCCGAAAAATCTGATTGCTGGGGGATCGACGGGGCTTGCCATTATTTTGAATCATTTCTTCGGATTGAACATTTCCTCGGTCGTGCTGATATTCAACGGCTTCATGTTTTTCGTTGGGGCCGCCTTGTTGGGCAAGAAGTTCGCCTTGACGACGATTCTGAGTACAATCATTTTTCCGACTTTTTTGACTTTTTTCCGGACAATACCCACTTTGCAGGACATGACCGATGATATTTTGCTTTCGGCAATCTATGCAGGGATCCTCTGCGGGTTGGGTGTCGGGCTTGTTTTTAAGGTCGGTGCTTCAACAGGTGGGATGGATATTCCGCCGTTGCTTCTGAACAAGCATTTCCGCATTCCGGTTGCGGTCGGGATGTACACGTTCGACGTCATTTTTTTACTGATCCAGGCGTTCTTTTCCAGCATGGAACAGATCCTTTACGGGCTCATCATGGTGTTCCTGACGTCCATCGTCATCAATAAAGTTATGGTAACCGGGACAAATAAGATGCAGCTTTTCATCATTTCCAAAAAGTTTGAGGAAATCAAAGAAGCGTTGCTGTATGTGCAGGACGTCGGTCTGACGCTGGTGAATATCGAAACGGCTTTCGAGGGGGCGCAGCAGCAAGCGGTGCTGTGCGTCATCGAGCAGCGTAAACTGTCCGCCATCAACGCCTTGGTCAACGATATTGATCCTTTTGCTTTCGTGATCATCGGTCAGGTGCATGAGGTTGCCGGGAAGGGTTTCACACTGGAACGCCAATCCGGGCTTGTAGAATAA
- a CDS encoding Ltp family lipoprotein produces MVVLILGIGSLRGEDTTIPSEYKSASNKADSYAHTMHMSKAETYDQLISEFGEQFTPEEADYAISNVN; encoded by the coding sequence GTGGTAGTGCTGATTCTAGGAATTGGATCACTGCGGGGAGAAGACACTACAATCCCGAGCGAATATAAATCCGCTTCAAATAAAGCAGATTCTTATGCCCATACGATGCATATGTCCAAGGCCGAAACATATGATCAATTAATTTCAGAATTTGGGGAACAATTTACTCCCGAAGAAGCTGATTATGCAATTTCAAATGTGAACTAA
- the tnpA gene encoding IS200/IS605 family transposase, translating to MENKKYKSNHNITYSCTYHVVWCPKYRRKVLVGPVAARLKELIVETCTGLSVEIQEMEIMPDHVHLLLDIDPQFGVHKAVKRIKGVSSRVLRQEFKELTTKLPTLWSNSYFVSTVGGAPLEMIKQYIQSQKTSQRQ from the coding sequence ATGGAAAATAAAAAATATAAATCAAATCATAACATCACTTATTCTTGTACCTACCATGTTGTCTGGTGTCCAAAATATCGGCGAAAGGTCCTTGTCGGACCAGTAGCGGCACGCTTAAAGGAGCTCATTGTAGAAACGTGCACCGGTCTATCCGTCGAAATTCAGGAAATGGAGATCATGCCAGACCACGTTCACCTCCTATTGGATATAGATCCACAATTCGGGGTTCACAAAGCAGTCAAACGCATCAAGGGAGTTTCTTCCCGCGTGCTGAGACAGGAGTTTAAGGAACTGACGACGAAGCTACCCACTCTTTGGTCGAATAGCTATTTCGTTTCCACAGTGGGTGGGGCACCGCTTGAAATGATCAAGCAATACATCCAAAGCCAAAAGACCTCACAACGCCAGTAA
- a CDS encoding transposase, with product MAKSKTASFVVELGLVTHQNEQAVLDKRFKIAEKLYNKVLYHARTQLTELYKNRRYRDVLAERRLSIKANDKNRVMACNKELQAIQKTFGMTEYALHAYIGRMREAYKKHIDSFTAQKIASAVWTSVSSLLYGKGKKVHFKKFGQLESLEGKSNATGMRFKGDRLEWNGLILPVTMRANDLFVQESLSLHRVKYCRIVRKAFKGGNQYFLQLVLEGIPPVKRNHNTGMSRRKPAPNAEVGIDIGTSTVAVVGDDGVILKELFPEGASYDRAIHLLQRKLDRSRRATNPANFNVDGTVKQGVKLIWVRSKNYMKIMFRLKDLYRRRAVALKEAHNKTANAILALGNQVYVEAMDFRALMKRAKETTVNKDGRFNRKGRYGKSIGYHAPAMLVGIMKQKAPQEGGALYEVDTFKFRASQYNHVNDTYIKKTRDERTTFVAGQLVQRDLYSAFLLKNSQTTRNETDRTKCSATFATFLAHHDTCIQTLCQSTGRRSCNFGLRDFQLA from the coding sequence ATGGCTAAAAGCAAAACAGCTTCATTCGTCGTAGAGCTGGGACTTGTTACACATCAAAATGAACAAGCAGTGCTGGATAAGCGTTTCAAAATTGCTGAAAAACTGTATAACAAGGTCTTGTACCATGCGCGGACGCAGCTAACAGAGTTGTATAAGAACCGTAGATACCGAGACGTGCTGGCAGAACGCCGCTTGTCCATCAAAGCAAACGACAAGAATCGTGTGATGGCGTGCAACAAGGAATTGCAAGCTATCCAAAAGACCTTCGGTATGACGGAATACGCTTTGCATGCCTACATCGGACGGATGCGCGAGGCGTACAAGAAGCACATCGACAGCTTCACAGCGCAGAAAATCGCTTCTGCGGTCTGGACAAGCGTGTCCTCCCTTCTGTATGGAAAAGGGAAAAAGGTACACTTCAAAAAGTTCGGGCAGCTGGAATCGTTGGAGGGCAAGTCGAACGCTACGGGCATGCGCTTCAAAGGCGACCGTTTGGAGTGGAACGGGCTGATTCTGCCCGTCACTATGCGTGCCAACGATTTATTCGTTCAGGAATCCCTCTCCTTGCACCGGGTGAAATACTGCCGCATCGTACGCAAGGCGTTCAAGGGCGGCAATCAATACTTCCTGCAACTGGTGCTGGAAGGCATCCCGCCGGTGAAACGCAACCATAATACAGGCATGTCCCGCCGAAAACCCGCTCCGAATGCGGAAGTGGGCATCGACATCGGCACCTCTACGGTGGCGGTGGTAGGTGATGACGGCGTCATCTTGAAGGAATTATTTCCAGAAGGAGCGTCCTATGACCGCGCGATTCATCTGTTGCAACGAAAACTGGACCGGAGTCGCCGCGCAACCAACCCCGCCAACTTTAATGTCGACGGTACCGTCAAGCAGGGTGTCAAGTTGATCTGGGTACGGAGCAAGAACTACATGAAAATAATGTTTCGCTTGAAGGACCTCTACCGTCGTCGGGCGGTGGCATTAAAAGAAGCCCACAACAAAACCGCCAATGCCATCCTGGCACTGGGTAATCAGGTTTATGTGGAGGCCATGGATTTCCGCGCATTGATGAAGCGGGCCAAAGAGACCACTGTCAATAAGGACGGGCGATTCAATCGCAAGGGGCGCTATGGCAAGTCCATCGGTTATCATGCGCCGGCTATGTTGGTCGGCATCATGAAGCAAAAAGCACCCCAAGAAGGGGGCGCGCTATACGAGGTGGATACCTTTAAATTCCGTGCCAGCCAGTATAACCACGTAAACGATACGTATATCAAAAAGACACGTGATGAACGTACGACCTTTGTTGCCGGGCAGCTTGTCCAACGGGATCTGTACAGTGCATTCCTCCTGAAAAACAGCCAAACGACACGCAACGAGACTGACCGCACAAAATGTAGCGCGACGTTTGCTACCTTCCTGGCGCACCACGACACCTGCATCCAGACGCTCTGCCAATCAACCGGACGCCGGTCCTGCAATTTCGGACTGCGAGATTTTCAATTAGCTTAA
- a CDS encoding ISLre2 family transposase encodes MEKIIAEIHHIIKDSNHVLDAETTLQAYFSDLVSQLMKEALEALDSELYVPFKAEGWRIANRDSRTITFTFGTVEFMRRRLKKKGEKSFFPLDNICGFNKSERYSTLLQKQVAELVTGSVYRGVAEAVTKLTSFSMSHGTVGNIVKSVGEKQAQWEKQNLEEYEVALPEEQKEVPFLLVEGDGIVIKGKGKRKEEIHRVQIAEGVTTSGKRKKLKNPIFVSSLKSAKDAWEKAAIYLGSHYDLKNTVVISNTDGGSGYRAEDCAMAIGVCKEHIHQVDRYHVHKKIKSRLSWCPEMELPLKKALWSYDWDSIAIVLDTIESKISLEQEKDQKEELRLLAAYLERNWAYLRPLREIESCKGIRGIGSCESNHRPYSYRMKGNGKYWSHDGARAMVSIIEGKKMGTLEKALTEPVRTVPESLAVKLKFAVRNALKKHSGRERTPARQAGIPAMNATCSMGMMKKIFAS; translated from the coding sequence ATGGAAAAAATTATAGCAGAAATTCACCACATAATAAAGGATTCAAATCATGTGCTTGATGCAGAAACTACGCTTCAGGCTTATTTCTCAGATCTTGTAAGTCAACTCATGAAGGAGGCCTTAGAGGCCTTGGATAGCGAGTTGTACGTTCCGTTTAAAGCGGAAGGATGGCGTATCGCCAACAGGGATTCACGCACGATTACTTTCACATTCGGTACAGTCGAGTTTATGCGTAGACGTTTAAAGAAGAAAGGTGAAAAGAGCTTTTTCCCACTGGATAACATCTGTGGCTTCAATAAAAGCGAGCGCTACTCTACCCTTTTACAAAAGCAAGTGGCCGAACTTGTGACTGGCAGCGTCTACCGCGGTGTGGCCGAAGCCGTCACTAAACTGACTTCGTTCAGCATGAGCCATGGAACAGTGGGCAATATTGTGAAATCGGTAGGAGAAAAGCAAGCGCAGTGGGAGAAACAAAACTTAGAAGAATACGAAGTGGCCTTACCCGAAGAACAGAAAGAAGTACCTTTTCTCTTGGTAGAAGGCGATGGGATCGTCATTAAAGGCAAGGGGAAAAGAAAAGAAGAGATCCACCGAGTCCAAATAGCAGAAGGCGTCACAACAAGCGGGAAAAGAAAGAAACTGAAAAATCCGATATTTGTGTCATCGTTGAAATCAGCGAAAGATGCATGGGAGAAAGCAGCGATTTATTTAGGGAGTCATTACGATCTCAAAAATACGGTAGTCATTTCGAACACCGATGGTGGCTCAGGTTATCGGGCAGAGGACTGTGCCATGGCAATTGGTGTGTGTAAGGAACATATCCATCAGGTGGATCGCTATCACGTTCACAAAAAGATTAAGAGCCGTCTTTCTTGGTGTCCAGAGATGGAACTGCCGCTGAAAAAGGCCCTATGGTCCTATGATTGGGATTCGATTGCGATTGTGTTGGATACGATTGAAAGTAAAATCTCGCTAGAACAGGAGAAAGATCAAAAAGAGGAGTTACGACTTTTGGCAGCCTACCTAGAAAGAAACTGGGCGTATCTTCGTCCGTTAAGAGAAATCGAATCCTGCAAAGGAATCCGGGGAATTGGAAGCTGTGAAAGTAATCATCGACCTTACAGCTACCGAATGAAAGGTAATGGGAAATACTGGAGCCATGATGGCGCTCGGGCGATGGTCTCCATCATTGAAGGTAAGAAGATGGGAACCCTAGAAAAAGCGTTAACGGAGCCAGTACGTACCGTTCCGGAAAGTTTAGCGGTAAAACTGAAATTCGCAGTCAGAAATGCGTTAAAGAAACATTCTGGCAGAGAGAGGACACCCGCTAGACAGGCTGGTATACCAGCGATGAACGCGACCTGCAGCATGGGAATGATGAAGAAAATATTTGCGAGTTAA